In the genome of Plasmodium yoelii strain 17X genome assembly, chromosome: 14, one region contains:
- a CDS encoding PIR protein — protein MDDTLCGKFDFLRTYLPDELDKAGTLDFGDNTNFMQYCPENDSGGNACNNNLDKITAGFLWLLEQCYHALTYKTHDTNSINAFFIYIISWFSYKLKQNKGNKFSTINEFYNKNVIDSNKYKKFISHAYTIGELKGFMEKRTDLMNINIEDLSKFYDAFKLLCSVYDNVAQNQTGDTLSNDATSFVYKYIELNNNHNIEDIARSKILPVLLTDYDNLKNKCTSNGVNCKDFQSFPDITNLSALSSRDTSSSSIGKRLFTVLSIFGAIAFLLGISYKYSLFGFRKRFKKQKLKEKIKNIKKRMNH, from the exons ATGGATGATACTCTA TGTGgaaaatttgattttttgaGGACGTATTTACCCGATGAATTAGACAAAGCTGGAACACTCGATTTTGGTGATAATACGAATTTTATGCAATACTGCCCTGAGAATGATTCAGGAGGAAATGCATGCAATAATAATCTAGATAAAATTACGGCTGGATTTTTATGGTTACTTGAACAATGTTATCATGCATTAACCTATAAAACTCATGATACAAATAGTAttaatgcattttttatatatattatttcatgGTTTAGTTACAAATTAAAGCAAAACAAAGGGAATAAATTCTCCACAATAAacgaattttataataaaaatgtaatagatagtaataaatataaaaaatttataagtCATGCTTATACAATTGGGGAGCTTAAGGGATTCATGGAGAAACGAACTGATTTGatgaatattaatattgaagatctgtctaaattttatgatgcattcaaattattatgtagTGTATATGACAATGTTGCACAGAATCAAACAGGCGACACACTGTCAAATGATGCTACTAGTTTtgtttacaaatatatagaGCTTAACAATAATCATAATATTGAAGATATTGCACGTAGTAAAATATTGCCTGTTTTATTAAccgattatgataatttaaaaaataaatgtactAGTAATGGTGTTAATTGTAAAGATTTTCAATCATTTCCAGATATAACAAACCTTTCTGCATTATCATCGAGAGAtacatcaagttcgtcgataggaAAGAGATtatttacagttttatcgatatttggtgcaatagcatttttgttaggaatttcttataag tattcgttatttggatttcggaaacgatttaaaaaacaaaaattaaaagaaaaaataaaaaatataaagaagagaatgaatcattaa
- a CDS encoding PIR protein, whose protein sequence is MDNQIGGRFDLLRKYLPDDLNISSSYDINTLGSSKNYCSNGESEETECKTEVDKIHAGFLWLFEQNIINRIDDFNGSNDKKHKVFIIYIMLWLNFKLNQKTHVEIKEFNDFYNKYIENNTHYTNCKKRNKDDCSSSLKGATGYNNFKEFIDANKCLMDIEFEDVSNLYGAFKSLCNVYTELDAHDKTNKKYLNCAKEFVEKYEKLLNNNDIDTKDSPYYKVFSTLSNDYNDFKIYCNKHNVDCSGMPPLPTIEKKTISVDNSVRGSEVILPSSSITNKLFIVLSIFGAIAFFLGISYKYSLFGFRKRSQKQHLREKLKK, encoded by the exons atggatAACCAAAta GGTGGAAGGTTTGATTTATTGAGAAAATATTTACCCGATGACTTAAACATATCTTCAAGTTATGATATTAATACATTAGGGAGTTCTAAGAATTATTGCTCTAATGGAGAATCAGAAGAAACAGAATGTAAAACTGAGGTTGATAAAATACATGCTGGATTTCTATGGTTGTTCGagcaaaatattattaataggATTGATGATTTTAATGGTTCTAATGATAAAAAGCATAAAgtgtttattatatacattatgttatggttaaattttaaattgaaTCAAAAGACGCATGTAGAAATCAAAgaatttaatgatttttataataaatatatagaaaataatacgCATTATActaattgtaaaaaaagaaataaagaTGATTGTAGTAGTTCATTAAAAGGAGCAACgggatataataattttaaggaGTTCATAGATGCAAACAAATGTTTGATGGATATTGAATTTGAAGATGTGTCTAATTTGTATGgtgcatttaaatcattatgtaacgTGTATACTGAACTTGATGCACAcgataaaacaaataaaaaatatttaaattgtgCTAAAgaatttgttgaaaaatatgaaaaactgcttaataataatgatattgATACTAAAGATAGCCCATATTATAAAGTATTTtctacattatcaaatgattataatgattttaaaatatattgtaataAACATAATGTTGATTGTAGCGGTATGCCACCCCTTCCAAcgatagaaaaaaaaacaatttctGTAGATAACTCTGTACGTGGTTCTGAAGTTATATTaccaagttcgtcgataacaaacaaattatttatagttttatcgatatttggtgcaatagcattttttttaggaatttcttataag tattcattatttggatttcggaaacgatctcaaaaacaacatttaagagaaaagctaaaaaaataa
- a CDS encoding PIR protein, whose translation MDKRVSGILLSICNSFLKNLDGKGDYQIIINGDILNSYCAGNKCSDNLAKINAGCLYLFDAFFKNSSVFMSDAKGNTNIVEYIIIWLSYMLNLKKSEENMSNLQYFYKTYINNDMYTHTITDVTDYKDYKELIDNNIDLINMNIKDISNFYDAFYALCMMHFEFNQESPDCGKYLKNAQNFAEKYKKLNNVSDNKDSPYNRLLYTLSNDYDNFKKNCSVKCSISSFPTIEKPKNYVETFEKGSDKTVKGPEHLHAQDSEVASSSSSIANNLFIVLSIFGAIAFFLGISYKYSLFGFRKRFQKQKLREKLKNIKKRMNH comes from the exons ATGGATAAGAgagtg TCTGGAATACTCCTTTCTATATGTAACTCGTTTCTCAAAAATTTGGACGGAAAAGGAGActatcaaattattattaatggaGACATTTTAAATAGTTATTGTGCTGGTAACAAATGTAGTGATAACCTCGCAAAAATTAATGCcggatgtttatatttgtttgatgCATTCTTTAAGAATTCTTCTGTGTTTATGTCTGATGCAAAAGGTAACACCAACATTGTTGAATACATTatcatatggttaagttatatgttaaacctaaagaaaagtgaagaaaatatgagcaatttacaatatttttataagacatatataaataatgatatgtACACTCATACTATAACTGATGTTACGGACTATAAAGATTATAAGGAGCTtatagataataatattgatttgataaatatgaatattaaagatatatctaatttttatgatgcattttatgcatTATGTATGATGCATTTTGAATTTAATCAAGAAAGTCCAGATTGTGgtaaatatttgaaaaatgcCCAAAATTTTgctgaaaaatataaaaaacttaATAACGTTTCTGATAATAAAGATAGTCCATATAAtagattattatatacactatcaaatgattatgacaattttaaaaagaaCTGTAGTGTTAAATGTTCCATTTCATCCTTCCCAACGATAGAAAAaccaaaaaattatgtagaaACTTTTGAAAAAGGTTCTGATAAAACTGTAAAAGGTCCTGAACATCTTCATGCACAAGATTCTGAAGTtgcatcatcaagttcgtcgatagcaaacaatttatttatagttttatcgatattcgGTGCAAtcgcattttttttaggaatttcttataag tattcgttatttggatttcggaaacgatttcaaaaacaaaaattaagagaaaaactaaaaaatataaagaagagaatgaatcattaa
- a CDS encoding PIR protein, which translates to MAISKVCGDFDTFWRFFRDGLNDSKEYNFQSRTFKKYCSDENCNNDIDKINAGCLWLINNIFGTSDFSVDNNTLKDDASCIMIWLGYILSLKTFDKISTLNDFYSKHIEKNTMYTDHKINYQERYNKEVMGGIKEYMDINITHMPKFYELLKLLCNMNSDIKKSSSNDILQHANKFVDEYGKLLNDNKNIDGSSYNKLLLVLSRYYINFGKGSEYRSKATDFPSLPTKKTTENDGISDTKVTETAENGGRSDPKVTETIESSSGTEQSNIVTIIPISNTELSGSSLVNKIILFLSIFGAIAILGGISYKYSLFGFRKRSQKRHLREKLKK; encoded by the exons ATGGCGATTAGTAAAGTG TGTGGAGATTTTGATACTTTTTGGAGGTTTTTTCGCGATGGATTGAATGATTCtaaagaatataattttcaaaGTAGAACATTTAAGAAATATTGTTCTGATGAAAATTGTAATAACGATATCGATAAGAttaatgctggatgtttatggTTAATTAATAACATTTTCGGTACATCTGATTTTTCAGTTGATAATAATACTCTTAAGGATGATGCTTCAtgtattatgatatggttaggTTATATATTAAGCCTAAAAACATTTGATAAAATCAGCACATTAAACGATTTTTATTCTAAgcatatagaaaaaaacacGATGTACACTGAccataaaattaattatcaAGAAAGATATAATAAGGAAGTCATGGGAGGAATAAAGGAATATATGGATATTAATATTACTCATATgcctaaattttatgaattacttaaattattatgtaatatgaatagtgatataaaaaaaagtagtAGTAACGATATTTTACAACATGCTAATAAATTTGTTGATGAATATGGAAAACTccttaatgataataaaaatattgacgGCAGTTCATACAATAAACTATTACTTGTTTTATCTAggtattatattaattttggaAAAGGTAGTGAATACCGTAGTAAAGCAACAGATTTTCCTTCATTAccaacaaaaaaaacaactgAAAATGATGGTATATCAGATACTAAAGTAACTGAAACAGCCGAAAATGGTGGTAGATCAGATCCTAAAGTAACTGAAACAATTGAATCCTCGAGTGGAACAGAACAATCAAATATTGTAACGATAATCCCAATTTCTAACACAGAATTATCAGGATCGTCACTagtaaacaaaataattctatttttatcgatatttggtgcaatagcgATTTTGGGTGGAATTTcctataag tattcgttatttggatttcggaagcGATCTCAAAAACGACACTtgagagaaaagctaaaaaaataa
- a CDS encoding fam-c protein — MNKRIFSLVCIVLYTLLAVSIHCSEQKVFVVGNKSICGSKEINRSNEKNGIESKCETQLKNPNPKDDEDYKGFNCFNIFKRNKRTKPPSNKHESPSEVELLMEKIISDIAIYPEKLQSLSNDQITETSSNNNEFHSNEMLDMEKNVAYFLLSNPEFVRFLLLLKLLKLDDQPSNDKYDIS; from the exons atgaataaaaggATATTTAGTTTAGTTTGTATTGTCTTATATACCCTTTTGGCTGTATCAATACATTGCTCCGAACAGAAA GTATTTGTTGTAGGAAATAAAAGCATTTGTGGTAGCAAAGAAATAAACAGAAGCaacgaaaaaaatggtaTAGAATCTAAATGCGAAACACAATTAAAGAATCCCAATCCTAAAGATGATGAAGATTATAAAGgatttaattgttttaatatatttaaaagaaataaaagaacTAAACCACCTTCAAATAAACATGAATCTCCTTCTGAGGTAGAATTGCTGatggaaaaaattatatctgACATTGCAATCTATCCAGAAAAATTACAGTCTTTATCAAATGATCAAATAACTGAAACATCTTCAAATAACAATGAATTTCATTCTAATGAAATGTTGgatatggaaaaaaatgtgGCTTACTTTCTTTTATCAAATCCAGAATTTGTTAgatttttattacttttaaaattattaaaattagaTGACCAGCCTTCAAATGATAAATATGACATTTCTTAG